Part of the Zingiber officinale cultivar Zhangliang chromosome 8A, Zo_v1.1, whole genome shotgun sequence genome, gagttaagtTTATGGCAGACAATGAAGTTTGGGAACTTGCCTGAAGGAAAAAAGCTCGTTGGTtataaatagatatttaaaatcAAGCGGGATCCAAGGGACAATGTCGAAAAGTAAAAGGCTCGTCTTGTAGCCAAGGGACTCACTCAGAAAGAAgatattgattacaaggagactttctcacctatgtcgacgaaagactcctttagggtaatcatggcacttgtacttcattatgatttagagttacatcaaatggatgtaaagactgcattcctcaatggatacatagaggagtctatatatatggtgcaaccagagaactttgagtctaaggactcaaagcacctagtatgcaGATTAAAAAAGTCCATATATGATTTAAAGCAAGTGTCCAATCAGTGGTActaaaaatttgatcaagtgattatCTCATTTAGATTTAAGTAGAACCTCATTGATCAGTACATATAtatcaagttcagtgggagcaagtttattatacttattttgtatGTAAACAATATATTGCTTGCgagtaataataaaaatatgttgcatcaaaccaagtcatttctatctgataattttgaaatgaaagatcttagtgAAACATCCTTTGTTTCAGACATACAGATCTACCGTGATCGTTCAAAaggcattcttggactttcacaacaggcctatattgaaaaggtgcttataaggtatAGTATATAGAACTGGGGCACACCTATGTCAAGAAGTGACAAGTTCAACCTGCAACAATATCCAcagcttgaacttgaaataaaggagatggaatAATTCTTATATGCGtcagcagtgggaagtctcatgtatgcatgaGTTTGTGCTTGACTAGATACAGCATTTATAgtagggatgttaggcagatatgtAACCTAGGACCATCGCACTAGAAAGCAGTTAAGAGAGTGGTGCGGTATTTGtaaagaactaaaggacatatgctcaTGTATCGGAGATCAAATCACCTGAAGGTAATTGGATATTCAAACTCTGATTTTATTAGATGCTTGGATAGCAGAAGATCCACTTCAGACTATATTTTCATTCTTGCTAGAGAGgatatatcttggaagagcgtcaagcagacgctagtagccacttctaTTATAGAGGCAGAGTTGGTAGCATGTTATGAAACATTCAATTACAGAATTTGACTGCGAAACTTCATCACAACATTACAGATCGTTGATAACATTGACAAATCATtgaggatctactgtgataataaagtcgCAGAACTTTATGTTAAGAACAACCGTAGTTCATCGAAATCCAAGTACATCAATatcaagtttctagcggttaaagaaagagttcagagttgtcagATCATGGTAGATCACATCAGCACAGATTTCATATTGGCCAATCCACTTACCAACGGCTTGGTGTTTAAGGTGTTTTATGCGCATATTGTGGATATGAGAGCCCTTCTTAtggaagaactcatctagtaggagtctatatttattttattgctctatgttaattaataaagataaacatttattttgattattgtgcatacttaaaattcaaaacattaatgggaatttatatgtttgtttgacactctgactatgatatcatcatttatgactgttgtttagcatttgatgtttgtaaatatgatagaGATTTCTTTTGGAATCATACAGTTTGGATCATGATTTactattgcagtttagcataaagtattttgcaaatatgatctgacctcttttAAGGTCATCTTAGGATgagttgaaaattgacatgtattaatcacattttatgtaattttcactctacaTATCTACATATTGATTTATGTCATTAATAACATTgatattgtgattactgttgaagtttgttacgatcatatacagtaTTGATcacattttatgtaattttcactctacaTATCTACATATTGATTtatatcattaatgacattggtattatGATTACTGTTGAAGtttgttacgatcatatacagtaTCTATAACCTCTTTAGTcttataccaatgaagttaatgggTCAGATTGTTTAAGGGGTATTCTATACCCATAAAATTTGATATTAACTAAAGTTTTACTTTATTTTATATACAACTCACAAATAgcctaagtgggagattgttggttatTATTTCTAATTGGTGGTCTTAATTGTAAGTTGTGCATATGAGTATAAACTGAATCTATTAAAGTAATCTAACTTAGGTTTATTGGTTTCGGTTATTGGATGTAGAGCTTGTATGTGTAGAACTTATAGTtccgcatctattatcatctatggaCTGATAATAGATATTCACTATATAGAGAGTTTGTcccaagggtttagggtttaatcTTGACAGTGCTTTTGGCTCCCCATTGACCTAAAGTTTTTCGGCATCATCACCCCTAAGAGCATAAGAGCAATGACCAGATGGTAGATACCAGATAATATGGGCTTTGATACGTCGTAGATGTATAAGGTGTCAACTGGCTGCAAATAACATCAGTGTGGCAACCTAAACTTTATGAACATAGCATAGCCTGTTGAGCTaatcaataaaattaatataagtgGCAAAAGATGAAATTGTTTGCCTCCAATGCTCCCGTCGCATCCGACCCCAAACCATCACGAGCCTGTCGAGCTAATCAATGAAATTAACACAAGAATGATGGTGAAGAGGATGTATATGATCTTATCCATTCTTTTCTCTGTTGTACTCCTCTTTGACTTTGACGGCGATGGTGTAGCATTCTGCATAACCTTACTGTCATCCCCAGTGAAAATAACCACTCCATATACTAATGTGGTATTCCTAAGCTTTGAGCCCCTGAGTAGAACATTACTGGGGTCAAGTGCATAAACCTTCTTTCCATACTCAAAGTTACCGACAAAAGTGTAGAGACTAGGATTAGGGTCCTCACATCGGATGGTGCCTGTAAAGTCGCTGAAGGCCACATCGCCATGCAATGGTAAAGTCACTTCCCAGGATCTTTTAACCTTCAAATTTGTTTCTCCGTCTAAATTCATGGTCTCAACATAGCAAATGCCATGGTCATAACTTGAGGACAAAGGAAGCAAGTCAGCTGGGAAGAACTCATCCTTCTCAACCTTCACTACATCTCCAACACAAACCTCTTGCCAATGTTTGTAGCTAAACCGTCCttctcctcgatggacactgacCTTAGGCTATTGACCTTCATGTCCTGTATTAACCTGTTCCAGTCTTCCAACGCCTCTTTGGCCATACTGAGCCCAACAACAAATGCCATGGGGCAACCAGCAGAGCCGTTCATGTAACCTTCTCGGGGCCATTTCTTCTCTTCTCCTGCCGCACACATTCACATTGTTCcccattattaaaaaaaaaaattgcaacttTTTGAGCAGAAAAAACTCCAAAACTCAAACACGAATGAATCCATTGAAGGTACAAAATGACACGAAATCCAACCTAAAGGAGTAGTATAGAATGAAGATAAACGTCCTGATGAATCAAGGAATGCTCGAATGCATAAAAGGGCAAAAATTGCATCTAAAAAATTCAACAAAGCCAACATCTCTATTAATTAGATGCCGAAAACACACACAGAATTAATTAACTCCCAATGGAAGAACAAAAGGGATTCGAGCGCGCACCAGCAAACGACGACAAAGCCTGAGACAGACGAAGACTTTAGAGGAAGGACGGAAAGGCTCGCCGGAGCTTCGATGAGATCGTCGAACGGAGAGGGGGGACAATCGGCGTGTGAGGGTGCAATTCCGATGCTCTAAATACAGAAGACGAGAATCATCTTCCGATCAAAGATAGGGTCAAGTTTAGGATTTAGGATAAAAATTAATACTTTTGAGAATTTTGAGGGAGTATTTTGATAattgttaaatttattagttttttttcagaaatagagAAGAATGTAGGGTGAATTAAAAATTTTCCCATCGCAATAATTGAACTTCGTGTTTCTGAGAATCGGACCGTTGGAGCGTCCTCTTAATTCAAATACCATTGCTTGCTCGCCCTCTTCTCGTCGTTGCGTCAGCTTCTTCCACGAGCGATTCGATCCCGTCTCCAGTTCTCAATCACTCCTCCCTCACCTTGATGGCGATCGCCGCGGAATCGCAACAGGAACCGAAGGTGATCGACCTGGTTTTCTAGATCTATGATCTTATTGTCGGTATTCTTTAAATGATTAGGGTTTAGATCCATCTTTTCCTCGCCAGAAGAATCAAGTTTTGACTCCGCACTTGTTTCTTCGGATTCAaagagttttttcttcttctaagaACGGGAGCTAGTGGGCTGTTAGATCTACAGATCACCCAAAATTTGCCTTTTTTCTCCCTACTCTTTATCACTCTAGTATTTTGTCTTTGCAAATTTAGGGATTTTCATCTTAAGCTTCTTTTTTAGGAATGGTAATGCTGAATTAAGTGTATAATTAGATCGGTTTGTTTAGTTCGAGATTAAGCCTTTGCTTGGTCACCAGATTTGGGGTTTGTTTTTTCTTAAGTAATTACTTTTTGTGTATCGCTTCCCATTGTCGTGACTTTGATATGACGTTCGAGACTCTCAATAGATTGTTAGATAGGAGATTTCAAAGGTTTCGAATAGTTGAACTCACGCTTTCTTTTCCCAATAGACTCCTTTGAAGGCTTCAGAAGTGGAGAAACGATGGACGCTGAATGATTTTGATATCGGGAAGCCCCTTGGAAGAGGAAAGTTCGGCCATGTCTACCTGGCCAGGGAAAAGAAGGTATGAAAGTCAACTCTGACAGATTTATCTAACGCTTTTCTTAaactaataatattttcaaattaagAATGGTGAAAGCTTGAATTTCCAGTGCCGGACCTCTTTAATTTTGTTAGCTTCGAGTGATTGCTCAAATGCATAGCATACTAGAGTTCGTTTTCCTGGTACGTTCATTATGTTATAACTGATTTCTTTGTGTCATTTTGGCGAGGCAGAGTAACCATATCGTGGCATTGAAAGTGCTTTTCAAGAGCCAGCTCAAACAATCTCAAGTTGAGCATCAACTGCGACGTGAAGTTGAGATACAAAGCCACCTCCGGCATCCAAACATATTACGCCTATATGGTTACTTCTATGATCAGGTTCAGCTCTATCTTGACTTATAAAGATTGTAGGCATATTGAACCTGAATTTTGTTTATGCCACCTCAGTTGACCTAGATTCTCCTTTGTACCACAGACTCGAGTTTACTTGATACTGGAATATGCAGCTAAAGGTGAACTCTACAAGGAATTACAGAAGTCCAAATGCTTCAGTGAGAGGCGAACTGCTACAGTGAGTTCTTTGCAAACACACAGTAATGGTTTTCAGTGTATGAACTTTTATCTATTTTTGCCAATGAAGGACTAACACTCTAATCATTTACCCATAGAATTTGCAGTTCCTTTCTCACTGTATGTTCAAGTGTTGTGCATTTGCAAATTTAATGAGGCTAGTGTGTCTACAAACTTGAACAAACGTTCTGATCATTTATaagttttatgtgtttttttaatttcttagtcaacACCCAGGACTCAATTTCTTTCATCCCAGTGTGGTTGAACTCTACAAGGAACTACAGTAGTCATAATGTTTTCTGTGTTTGCAAACATGAATAAATATTCTTATTACTGTATGCGCTTTATGTGCCTATCAGTTAAGGATGGATTCTTGTTATTGTATGAACAATTAAGTTGTGCATTTCTCATTTTCAGCTTCTAGAACTCAATTTCTTTGCTCCAGTGTGATATACAAGTCTTTTCTTCTCTCTTTCACTTACCTGTTTTCATGTTTATAATTCCAGTACATTGCATCTTTAGCACGAGCTCTGATATATCTCCACGGGAAGCATGTGATACATAGAGATATTAAACCAGAGAATTTATTGATTGGACTCCAGGTAACTCTTACTATGTTTAATTTAACCTCAAATCCAATGGATAAAATGCTTAAGATATGAATCCTTCATGTAGGGTGAGCTTAAAATTGCAGATTTTGGGTGGTCAGTCCACACGTTTAACCGTAGACAGACCATGTGTGGAACACTTGATTACCTCCCCCCTGAAATGGGTATGACAATCTTTACCATCAGTGGTATCCTATAAAAATCTTCAAAATAGTACATAATACAGCTGAGTTAATTCGATCGTTCACAAGCAAGCAACCGACTGGGATTAACTCAGCCTAAAATTAGTCCCCTCTGACATTTTTTTCCTGCATTTACTTTTGTCATAGTGGAAAGCATTCAACATGATGCAAGTGTTGATATTTGGAGCTTGGGTATATTGTGCTACGAGTTCCTTTATGGGGTGCCTCCATTTGAAGCAAAGGAACATTCTGATACATACAGAAGGTGTGCATTTTGTCTGATGTTGCCAAGAGGCTTTTAAATGTCCTTGGAAACCTATGTTACTCCTCGAATTGTTCATGTATTTATCGACCTGTTTACCACGAATGCAGGATTGTGAAAGTTGATCTTAAGTTTCCTGCGAAGCCAACTGTTTCTCCTGGTGCACAGGATCTTATTAGCCAGGTGATTGATGAGAGATCCTTGCGGCCTCGTGCCAATGTTACTCAATAAGAACACGACAGTGTTCATCTAAGCATGGCTTTGTTGTGTACTTGCAGATGCTCGTGAAGGATTCCACGCAGCGCCTTCCACTTCACAAGCTGCTTGAACATTCATGGATAGTGCAAAATGCAGATCCTTCAGGTGTCTATAGAGGCTGACTGCTTCCTGACGTTaaatttcttcttgtttttgcaCCACAATCCTTGATTTGTAGATTAATTGTAACAGTCAGTGTTGTTCCTTCTTAAAAATTCCTTGATCATTCAATTTTATGGACTAGTGTCAGATCTCACCTCTGGTTATTGGATTTATGACGAATGTTAAATCTCCAGTCTTCACTTTGTTAATTCACTTTGAAGGACTAATATAAAGCTTTGGTTAATTCAGTTGTTAAATCTCCactatttctaacttaaaaacaTACTTAACAACCTCCACTACTGCGCGCCATCGACTAGCCATCATAGCGGACGGCTTTGATTGTATCTTTGCCTGACAAAGTGTCCTTATCTGACCATCTCTACCGTCCATCTCGCCGACGCACTGCACTGCAGTTCTTTTAAATCGACCGGCGCTTCGCGGCGTTATCGTCTCTCTCCAATGCGATCTCCGCCGCCACTTGCAGCGGCCCTCCGAGATCGGCGAATTTTTAAGGTCTCGTTGGTGAATCGATTGCAGGTCGAGCTCTAGAGATTCGATCTTTTGTGTGACCTCTTCTTTCCCTTGCATCGTTATGCGATTCGATCGGCTAGGGTAAGGGTGTCGTCGCCGTAGGGATTGTCGGAGTCGCAAAGGGTTCGGATTGGCCGATCTGTCGTATCGGAGATTGTTCCGGCGAAGGCAAAAGGGGTGCTTGCTTGTCGGCGCTCAGGATAACGGTTTCTGAGTTCCGATGGTGGGACGAAGTAGATCAGGTGATTGTTTGTCTATCAAAAGAAGGAATTTTGATTAgtttgatgtttcctttgtcTTAAATTTGGATTTGGGTTTATGTAATGTCATTCGTCTCTCATTTGAGTTTTTGTTTTCTGATGATTGCCTTTGTAGTTTCTTCTGCTTTGTGCTGGT contains:
- the LOC122008716 gene encoding serine/threonine-protein kinase Aurora-2-like, whose amino-acid sequence is MAIAAESQQEPKTPLKASEVEKRWTLNDFDIGKPLGRGKFGHVYLAREKKSNHIVALKVLFKSQLKQSQVEHQLRREVEIQSHLRHPNILRLYGYFYDQTRVYLILEYAAKGELYKELQKSKCFSERRTATYIASLARALIYLHGKHVIHRDIKPENLLIGLQGELKIADFGWSVHTFNRRQTMCGTLDYLPPEMVESIQHDASVDIWSLGILCYEFLYGVPPFEAKEHSDTYRRIVKVDLKFPAKPTVSPGAQDLISQMLVKDSTQRLPLHKLLEHSWIVQNADPSGVYRG